Below is a window of Mucilaginibacter sp. PAMC 26640 DNA.
TGCCTGCGCAGTATAAACGGATAGCCCGGCCCGGAGGGAATGCCCAAAAAGATAATTTGGCGCCGATGCAGTTCCATGCTATAATAGACAAGGGGCACAGGCTACGTACGCATGCTAGCGGCGATGAAAAGAAGTAAGCAACACCAGCTAACGATCGCAACGTTCTACCTTTCTCTTGTAGCTTCAGTATAAATTTACACTTGTTTTAGCAGGGAGAAATTTCTATCAGGATGACAAAAACATGCGTAATTGCATCAAAAAGCCTATTTTACGGCAACAAAAAAGGGTAAGCGACCATTAAAATGTGCTTACCCTTTTGCTCCTGAGCCTGGACTCGAACCAGGGACCCTCTGATTAACAGTCAGATGCTCTAACCAGCTGAGCTACTCAGGAATCTGGTTATTTACTCCTTGCTTTTTGTCTGCCGCTAACTTGCTGATGCAAATTGTTGGCGTTTTTTCCGTTTGGAGTGGTGCAAAAGTATGATTATTGAGGTAATTTCACAATATTTGCGAAAAAAAAATTAAAAATATTTTTACATGAGTTTGTTAGTTATTGGTACTGTGGCGTTTGACGCAATTGAAACCCCCTTCGGAAAAACAGAAAAAATCGTTGGAGGGGCTGCAACCTATGCCGGATTGGCCGCTTCTTACTTTTATGACAAGGTAAAAATCGTGGCTGTAGTGGGTGATGACTTCCCTGCCGAAGAGATTGCCGATTTAAATGCGCATAAAATCGATACCGAAGGACTGCAGATTAAGAAAGGTGAAAAATCCTTCTTTTGGAGTGGTAAGTATCATAATGATATGAACACGCGTGATACGCTTGTTACCGATTTAAACGTGCTAGCCGATTTTGATCCTGTGATCCCTGAGAGCTACCAGGACTGCGAATACCTCATGCTGGGTAATCTAACCCCACAGGTGCAGCAAACGGTTATCAGACGCCTTAAAAACCGCCCAAAACTAATCGTAATGGATACGATGAACTTCTGGATGGATATTGCACTGGACGATTTGTTGGAAACCATTAAAATGGTGGATGTATTAACCATTAACGATGCCGAAGCACGCCAGCTTTCAGGAGAGTATTCGCTGGTGAAGGCTGCCGCCAAGATCCTGGCGATGGGTCCAAAATATTTGATCATAAAAAAAGGTGAGCATGGTGCGCTGCTTTTTCATGAGGACCATATCTTCTCGGCCCCTGCTTTACCGTTGGCAGAGGTTTTCGACCCGACCGGTGCGGGGGATACCTTTGCAGGTGGCTTTATCGGCTATATGGCAAAAGTAGGCACTATCAATTTCAACAACATGAAAAACGCCATCATATTCGGTTCGGCACTGGCGTCGTTCTGCGTAGAGAAATTTGGCACCGAAAAAATTAAAAATCTTACTGCCGAAGAAGTAGCGGCGCGCATACAGCAGTTTGTTCAGCTTTCTTCTTTCGAAATTTAAAAGGGCATTATCAATTACTAAAGGCGCAAAGCGGATTTCATCCCGAACTTTGCGCCTTTTTTATTTCTCAACAGGATCATAATAATACTGCGGAACCAGCATTGTTAACTAGTTATCCCCGCCCGGGGATGCTAAACTGTTATTTTTCAATCAATCTGGCAGGCATGATTCCAAAGACGGTTCTATAGCTTTCTAAGAACCCTCGGCGCTTTTTACAGGCGCAAGCACTCAGTTTTTCAAGGTCAGCAACAATTCATCCAGCTGGTGCAGATCTTTGGTAAAGCCTTCTTCAAAATTCATAGCTAAAGTTTTTTCAAGGTCAGCAAGGGTATCGAAGGTGTATAGCAAGTCTACCTTCACCTTATTGCCTTTTGTGGTGAACGTGCCGTTCCACAAGTTTTGGGCAAAGTTCGGACTCATGCTTCCATTTTCGTCACAAAAGCCATCGATAGCCGAAAAGGATGTTTCAGTTTCAATAGCCACGTAGTTTACCCTACTCCAAAACGTGCCCACATCCGGTACAATCATGGCATAATGCCAATAGCCCCCCGGGCGGAAATCCATTGTTTTGGTTTCCACACGGCAGGGTTCTGGTCCCCACCATTGGTCCAGCAATTCGGCAGTTGTCCATGCCTTCCATACCAGTGCCGGGTCACCATTAAACTCGCGAATCACGCGAATGGTGTTGTTTTTCTTGTTGACAGAAAACTCGAAAAATAGATTATTGCTCATTTTCTTCAATGCTTTTAGCGCATTATAGCCGCCTGTTATTGGCTGCATTGCACGGAATTGACGTCGCCCTTTCTATCGATCTGGGTTTATCAAAATCCGCTTACAAATATACGCAACTGGCTGTTTGTTAAAGTATTCTGAATTTATTTTGGGTCAATTAAATATTGTAAGTCATACGACTGTTGAAAAACCTTAAAAAAATCCCTCAAACATCTGATGTTTAAAATAAACATCGTATGTTTGTATCAACAATAACATAATGACGAATCAAAAATTATCAGACCAGGTTGCTGCGAAGCTAAGGCAGGATATTGCCGGAGGGAAATATAAAAGCGGCGAAAAAATACCTGCTGAACCTGAGTTGATGAAAGTTTACAAGGTTGGCCGTTCATCTGTCCGTGAAGCGGTTAAGAGCCTCGTTAATGCCGGGATTTTAAAAGTGCAACAGGGGGCGGGGACATTTGTGAACGAAACACTACCTGAAGAAAATATAGCCGATCGTTTACGGATAGCCGATTTTGAGGAGATCAACGTTGTGCGGATATTGCTGGAAGAAGAAATTGTAAAACTGGCAGTGGAAAACCATACACCGGCCCACCTGGATGAGATGGCAAATCAGCTGGCATTACGTAAGCAGGCTATTGCAGATGAAGACAGGCAAGCCTGCACCAATGCTGATGTAGCTTTTCATATGGCTATGGCTCACGCATCCAATAATAAGGTGCTGGTTGCTTTATACCAGAATTTCACGCATACCATCCGGACCTTCTTTTCTCAACGTGAAGAGATGGGAATTGGGCATTTTGCCATGAGCCACCATCTGCACCAAGATCTTTTACGGGCGGTAAAAGCGAAGCGGAAAAAACAGGCGCAGGAAATCATCCGGAATATTTTAGCTAATAATTACTAACACAATCCAATCATGACAATTCTCACATTTACATTAATACTACTGGCAGGGGTATATTTGGCCGGGCTGGTTGGTTCGCTTACCGGCTTGGGTGGTGGCGTAGTAGTGATTCCATTACTAACGCTGGTTTTTCATGTAGACATCCGGTACGCCATTGGCGCGGCATTGCTGGCTTCCATTGCTAATTCATCAGGTGCAGCCAGCGCCTACGTAAAGGAAGGCATCACCAATATCCGCCTGGGTATGTTCCTGGAGATAGCAACTACAATTGGTGCGGTTGGTGGTGCGGTAATTGCCGTTTATACGCCCACCAATACCATTGCTATACTTTTCGGGGTCATTCTGCTTTTTTCGGCCGCCATGACTATCCGTAAAAAAAACCAGGAAGCTCTGGTAACCGGCAGTGCACTGTCTTTAAAACTAAAGTTAAATAGCAGTTATCCTACTAAAGATGGTGTGGTTAGCTACCAGTTAAAAAATGTGGGGGCCGGCTTTTCTATCATGACGCTGGCGGGCGTAATGTCGGGCTTGCTGGGTATCGGGTCTGGCGCGCTCAAGGTTTTGGCTATGGATTCAACCATGCGGATTCCGTTCAAAGTCAGTACTACCACAAGCAACTTCATGATTGGCGTAACGGCCGCAGCAAGTGCAGTTGTATATCTGCAACGCGGCTATATGGATGCCGGAATTGCTTTCCCGGTTGTGCTGGGTGTATTGGGTGGCGCATTCACAGGGTCGAAATTATTGACCCGCATAGACCCCAAATATTTGAAATACCTGTTTTGCATAGCTATCTCTTTTGTGGCAATAGAGATGATTTATAACGGCTATAATCACCAATTTTAATACCCAATTCTTTTACAATGAAAAAGCTAATTTCAAAACATTTTTTTGCCGATCAGGATATCGAACAATTTATAGGCCTGCAGTTAAGATACGGAGTGGTGACTGCGAGCCTGATCGTTCTTTTTGGTGGATTGATCTATCTTGCCCAGTCCGGGCAAATGCCATTACCTGCCTATCACCATTTTATTGGTGTCAGCGGTGGTTACACTTCCTTCGGCCAAATTATTACAGGCGTGAAAAATATGCAGGCCAAAGGAGTGATTGAATTAGGCGTGGTTGTACTTATTGCAACGCCAATTTTGCGGATCTTTTTTTCGCTGATTGGCTTTATAATGGAAAAAGATAAAATGTATATCGTGATTACAACCATTGTATTAACAGTGATGATGTTAAGTATTTTCGGTGGACTGAAAATATAGGCTCTTGCTGCCCCAAGGGCATTGAAAATCGTTATTAAATCCGCTACCGGCTATTGATCACAATGAATTTCAGTGCCAGATACAAAAACTAACGAAATCAAACTGCGAAATTATGCCAGCAAATAAAGCCATCAATCAGCACCTGCTTCCGCAGGTATAAAAACAAAAAAGCTGCTTCCCTGGCCATGTACGCTTTCAAAGTTTATCCGTCCGCCCTGGCGTTCTATAAATTCCTTGCATAGCAGCAACCCAAGGCCTACACCTTTTTCATTGTTGGTGCCGTAGCCGGGTTCGGTATTAATAGTAAATATTTTATCCTTCTTGCCCGGGTGTATGCCCTGGCCGTTATCGCTAACGGTTATCTTACACTCATACTGCAATAGTTGGGCATCCACATGAATATTGCCGCCATTCGGCGTGAATTTAATTGCGTTGCTAACCAGGTTGCGAATCACCAATTGCAGCATATTGATATCTGCAATTACTTGCAACGCCGGGTCAATATGATAATTCAAGGCAATAGATTTTTTATGAGCCTGCATCTTGCCCATTTCCAATGTGCTTTTTATCAGATCGAGCAGGTTTGCCTTTACCAAATTGATAGCAGGTCCCTCCATTTGCGTTTTAGACCATTGTAATAAATTGGTAAGCATTTCCATAGTGCTATTGGTAGCCCTAAGCAATTCCTGCTCAATCTTAAGGCGTTGCGGGCTCTCCAGTTCATTTTCGTTTAGCAGCTCCAGGTAACTTTGTATGTTAATCAGCGGCGTGCGCATATCATGCGATATGATAGACATCAACTTGTTTTTTTCGATGTCGCTCTTTTCCAGCTGCTCTTTTTGCTGTAGTATATGCTGATTTTGTACTTTAATAGCCATTGCTTTTTCTTCTGTAGCTATTCGTTCTTTATCATAATTTTTACGGATGTACTTGATAACGATATACATGGTAATCACCGGCAGCGGGAACGCCGTGATCCTGTCAATTAGTTCGCCTGCACCGGCAGCGAAGGGGTGCTTCACTATGTCAGGGTGATAGTAGGCCACAAGGTGCAAAGCCAGGAAACTTATGATATAGACAATTAACCAAACCAGGTGCTGCCGGTAAGGGGAGATAGCAAATAACAGTAACAGGTATGCGGGCCAGATGATATCTGTTGAACCATTGATGCCGGAATTGGCGAAATAATTAATGGAAAAAATAATTATGCCGATCACCCCAAATAAAAAACTACTGTGCGGTTTGTTTTGATAACGGGATTTATAGTACTCGTACAAAAAAAACAAACTAAAGAGCAAGCTGGAAAAAGAGGCTACATAGATGCCGGCAAAAAAGTTATATGGAACATAAAAAGCAGCAAGAATACTTAAACCGATACTAATGGAGTGGAATATTCTGCTTTCTAATGGGAAATCTGAAGAACATCCTATCAGCTTAAGCCAAAGGGAATTGATTTTTTTTATCATAGGTAGTAGCAGCCTCTAAAATTAATAATTTAATTTATAAACAAATCAGGTTGCTGTGACCGAATAAACGTAGAACCTACCCATTAATTTTCTTGTAAGTAATTTCCGCTATAGCGCCATGTAAACATTCTGTTTAATGCATTCATTACTGATTTTGTGGTTGGTTTTGATATCTAATTTTTCTCAACTCACTGGTAGCCAGTATGTTTTTGGTCAACGCCACTAATCAGGCGTGGTTAATTTTTTATTTTTTAATTTTGCCAGAGCTAATACTTCTACAATGTCTATAACCACCGAAAGCGAAAGAGCCGGAATGCAGGAGGCTAGTGATGCCGTTGCCATAACACTCAAAAAGATGCGCGAGTTTGCCAAACCGGGCATTTCAACCAGGGAACTTGACGAATACGGCGGTAAATTGCTGACTGAAATGGGTGCACGGTCGGCTCCAAAGCTTACCTATAATTTCCCGGGGCATACTTGTATCAGTATAAATAATGAAGTGGCCCACGGCCTGCCTTCAGCTAACACGATACTGCAGGAGGGCGACCTGGTAAACATTGATGTATCGGCAGAGCTGAATGGCTACTGGGCAGATAATGGCGGCTCATTTGTACTGGGCGAAGACCTGCACGGCCATGGCAAATTAGTAGCCGCCTCCAAAGAAATTCTGCAAAAAGCAATCAGCAACATTAAAGGTGGTGTCCGGATCTCGGATATCGGCAAACTGATAGAAACGGAAGCAAAAAAAGCGGGCTACACGGTTATAAAAAACCTAACCGGGCACGGTGTTGGCCGAAGCTTGCACGAAAAGCCACATGAAATAGCTAATTATTGCGACAGGTATAATACAGAACGATTCAGGAAAAATTCGGTTGTAGCGATAGAGACCTTTATTTCAACCCGGTCTACCATTGCCGAAACCCAAGCAGACGGGTGGACACTGACCGGCAATAAAGGTGGTTTTGTTGCCCAGCACGAACACACCATTATGGTAACCGGCGGCCAACCGGTAATATTTACTGCACAAAATGGCATCTGGGATTAATTAGCATTGCCCATCCGGGCTTCCAACAGTCCATCCACTTTAAACTTGCCAATGGGCATGGCAGCCCGCTATGCTCAATGGCAAGTTGCATGCTTTTCAATAGCCACGCTACTCCATCATTTTTTTGTTAAAATATGTTAAAACACCTATTTTTCATACTGGGCACAGATTTGCCTGCTAATATTGTTGTATATCAAAAGCGAATTTTATATTAGTCGATACAACATTGTTTTCTGCCGTGACTAGGCTGCGATCCCTGATTGTCAGTAATAATTTAACGTGTTAATTAATAATAACTGAAAAATGGACAGAAAAGAATTTTTTGCATCAATGGGTGTAGGCGCGGCATCATTGGCGGTATTAAGCTGCCTGGGCTGTGGCAAAGGCTCCGGCTCTTCAAACGGAACTGCTACAGTGGCACCTGTCGGCGTTGATTTTACATTGGACCTTAGCGCTTCGGCCAATGCCGCTTTAACCGCAAACGGAGGTTATTTAATATCGCATGGTGTTTTGGTGGCCCGTAACGCGGCGGGTAATTTTATGGCGGTACAGGAATCCTGTACGCATGCAAACTATCCGTTGGTTTACCAGGCTGGAGCCACACGTTTTTATTGCAACAATCACGGTGCTACCTTTACGGAAAAAGGAATTGTTACCGGGGGGCCAACCAGCAGGTCGCTGGCGGTTTACAGCACAAACCTATCGGGCACATCATTACGTATTTACTCATAAAATAAAATCATGAAACTTTTATTTGTCATATTTTTATCGTTGTTTACAGTCCCTGCCATTCAATGGTCTGGAGATTTCAATTCCGCACAGGCAGCAGCAAAGCAAACGCATAAACTAATTGTCATCAATTTTTCTGGCAGCGACTGGTGCGGGCCCTGCATCCGTACCCGCAAAGAGATATTGGAGACAAAAGCCTTTGAAGATACGCTACCGATCACTTGCTGTTGGTCCGCGCTGATTTTCCCCGTCAAAAGAAAAATCAATTACCAAAGGATCAGGTAAAGCGGAACGAGGAACTTGCAGATAAATACAATCCTGATGGTGAATTCCCGCTTACTTTGCTGGTTGATGAAAATGGAAAGGTTTTAAAAAAATGGGACGGTTTCCCAAATGTAACGCCTCAAAATTTTGTTGATCAAATTGCGCAGCGTACAAATGCAGCCCGTTGAAACCATGACTGCTGAAACAGTTCACAAACGGGTACTAAAACTGATGGGCAACCGCTTTGAAATAAGCGTTGTTGCTGATGATCGTATTCGGGCAAATGAACTGATAGATTTGGCAGTTGCCGAGATAAACAGGATAGAGCACTTATTAACCACCTTTAGTGATGATAGCCAAACCAATCAGGTAAATGCAAACGCAGGGGTTGCCCCGGTTAAGGTGGACCGGGAAGTGTTTGATCTGATTGCCCGCTCACTAAAGATCTCCGAACTTACGCAAGGCGCATTTGATATCACCTATGGTTCCATAGATAAAAGTCTCTGGAATTTCGACCTGAATATGAAATCCTTGCCCGATGCTGAAACAGCACAAGCATCTGTTAGGCTCATCAATTATAAAAACGTAGTGCTTGATAGCGAAAACACAACGGTGTTTTTAAAGGAAGCCGGCATGCGCATAGGCTTTGGCGGAATAGGTAAGGGCTATGCAGCGGATAAGGCAAAAGTTATATTACAGCATAATGGGGTGAAAAGTGGCATTGTAAATGCTGCCGGGGACCTGATTACCTGGGGAACACGGCCAAATGGTAAGCCCTGGACTATCGCAATTGCCGATCCGGACCAGGAAAATACACCGCTATCTACCTTAAACATAAGTAACATGGCGGTTGCCACATCTGGTAACTATGCCAAATATGTGATCATTGGAGGGAAAAAATATTCTCATACCATCGATCCAAAAACCGGCCTGCCGGTAAGCGGCATAAAAAGCGTAAGCATTGTTAGCCCAAGCGCTGAATTTGCGGATGCCATGGCTACCCCCGTCACCGTTATGGGAGCCTACGTAGGGCTCAATCTGATAAACCAGCTGCAAAATGTAGCCTGCGTAATTGTAACCGACGATAGTAAAATATATACATCAAAAAATATCAATATTAAATAAAATGAAAAAAATGCCCCCTAAGTTTTTTCTGATGCTTGGCGTAGCCGGGCTGCTTGGCCTTGCATCCT
It encodes the following:
- a CDS encoding sugar kinase, whose protein sequence is MSLLVIGTVAFDAIETPFGKTEKIVGGAATYAGLAASYFYDKVKIVAVVGDDFPAEEIADLNAHKIDTEGLQIKKGEKSFFWSGKYHNDMNTRDTLVTDLNVLADFDPVIPESYQDCEYLMLGNLTPQVQQTVIRRLKNRPKLIVMDTMNFWMDIALDDLLETIKMVDVLTINDAEARQLSGEYSLVKAAAKILAMGPKYLIIKKGEHGALLFHEDHIFSAPALPLAEVFDPTGAGDTFAGGFIGYMAKVGTINFNNMKNAIIFGSALASFCVEKFGTEKIKNLTAEEVAARIQQFVQLSSFEI
- a CDS encoding ATPase: MSNNLFFEFSVNKKNNTIRVIREFNGDPALVWKAWTTAELLDQWWGPEPCRVETKTMDFRPGGYWHYAMIVPDVGTFWSRVNYVAIETETSFSAIDGFCDENGSMSPNFAQNLWNGTFTTKGNKVKVDLLYTFDTLADLEKTLAMNFEEGFTKDLHQLDELLLTLKN
- a CDS encoding transcriptional regulator — its product is MTNQKLSDQVAAKLRQDIAGGKYKSGEKIPAEPELMKVYKVGRSSVREAVKSLVNAGILKVQQGAGTFVNETLPEENIADRLRIADFEEINVVRILLEEEIVKLAVENHTPAHLDEMANQLALRKQAIADEDRQACTNADVAFHMAMAHASNNKVLVALYQNFTHTIRTFFSQREEMGIGHFAMSHHLHQDLLRAVKAKRKKQAQEIIRNILANNY
- a CDS encoding permease, translated to MTILTFTLILLAGVYLAGLVGSLTGLGGGVVVIPLLTLVFHVDIRYAIGAALLASIANSSGAASAYVKEGITNIRLGMFLEIATTIGAVGGAVIAVYTPTNTIAILFGVILLFSAAMTIRKKNQEALVTGSALSLKLKLNSSYPTKDGVVSYQLKNVGAGFSIMTLAGVMSGLLGIGSGALKVLAMDSTMRIPFKVSTTTSNFMIGVTAAASAVVYLQRGYMDAGIAFPVVLGVLGGAFTGSKLLTRIDPKYLKYLFCIAISFVAIEMIYNGYNHQF
- a CDS encoding histidine kinase, with the protein product MIKKINSLWLKLIGCSSDFPLESRIFHSISIGLSILAAFYVPYNFFAGIYVASFSSLLFSLFFLYEYYKSRYQNKPHSSFLFGVIGIIIFSINYFANSGINGSTDIIWPAYLLLLFAISPYRQHLVWLIVYIISFLALHLVAYYHPDIVKHPFAAGAGELIDRITAFPLPVITMYIVIKYIRKNYDKERIATEEKAMAIKVQNQHILQQKEQLEKSDIEKNKLMSIISHDMRTPLINIQSYLELLNENELESPQRLKIEQELLRATNSTMEMLTNLLQWSKTQMEGPAINLVKANLLDLIKSTLEMGKMQAHKKSIALNYHIDPALQVIADINMLQLVIRNLVSNAIKFTPNGGNIHVDAQLLQYECKITVSDNGQGIHPGKKDKIFTINTEPGYGTNNEKGVGLGLLLCKEFIERQGGRINFESVHGQGSSFFVFIPAEAGAD
- a CDS encoding type I methionyl aminopeptidase (catalyzes the removal of N-terminal amino acids from peptides and arylamides; generally Co(II) however activity has been shown for some methionine aminopeptidases with Zn, Fe, or Mnin Bacillus subtilis the protein in this cluster is considered non-essential), with protein sequence MSITTESERAGMQEASDAVAITLKKMREFAKPGISTRELDEYGGKLLTEMGARSAPKLTYNFPGHTCISINNEVAHGLPSANTILQEGDLVNIDVSAELNGYWADNGGSFVLGEDLHGHGKLVAASKEILQKAISNIKGGVRISDIGKLIETEAKKAGYTVIKNLTGHGVGRSLHEKPHEIANYCDRYNTERFRKNSVVAIETFISTRSTIAETQADGWTLTGNKGGFVAQHEHTIMVTGGQPVIFTAQNGIWD
- a CDS encoding (2Fe-2S)-binding protein; this encodes MDRKEFFASMGVGAASLAVLSCLGCGKGSGSSNGTATVAPVGVDFTLDLSASANAALTANGGYLISHGVLVARNAAGNFMAVQESCTHANYPLVYQAGATRFYCNNHGATFTEKGIVTGGPTSRSLAVYSTNLSGTSLRIYS
- a CDS encoding thiamine biosynthesis protein ApbE → MTAETVHKRVLKLMGNRFEISVVADDRIRANELIDLAVAEINRIEHLLTTFSDDSQTNQVNANAGVAPVKVDREVFDLIARSLKISELTQGAFDITYGSIDKSLWNFDLNMKSLPDAETAQASVRLINYKNVVLDSENTTVFLKEAGMRIGFGGIGKGYAADKAKVILQHNGVKSGIVNAAGDLITWGTRPNGKPWTIAIADPDQENTPLSTLNISNMAVATSGNYAKYVIIGGKKYSHTIDPKTGLPVSGIKSVSIVSPSAEFADAMATPVTVMGAYVGLNLINQLQNVACVIVTDDSKIYTSKNINIK